Proteins co-encoded in one Cercospora beticola chromosome 7, complete sequence genomic window:
- a CDS encoding uncharacterized protein (BUSCO:EOG09261ICI): protein MYLQPDASQIAESPHDRRHVGGVALLGGLAARCWWSVVMLANGARKGKKWPVRPVKCTASVNIIQTSPSSSTSKLLQHEVPMLTRRVLHCVRASRQVRSLKQISRNGILQQRSASTASGQAASTVSSQSSASQLAVFTGELDKLSPRFDISADSIQILKSPAEFYETLKTKIRNAKRRVYLSTLYIGKSEHEFIDTIRQALKSNPDLQVSLLTDYLRGTREAPNPSCASLLASLIQEFGPDRVEVRLYHTPNLTGARKAILPKRINEGWGLQHMKLYGIDDEIIMSGANLSDDYFTNRQDRYHVFKSKPITDYFSELYRTICDLSYRVSPSDKEASGFIAEWPLQNVQPEPLKDPSGYIKAASKVLLPLASPPSVKTTQPETDTSVYPLVQLTPLLKPDKSTELPALTGILRTLGTPEFAGSKWTFTAGYFNMTPEVRKLLLKTKPASGTVVAASPWANGFYGSKGVSGMLPAAYSLLGRRFLDAVSKAGLSNQIAVKEWRRGTVNTPGGWTYHAKGIWVTLPQEQNPSISLIGSSNYTKRSYSLDLEANTLIVTRNADLQRRLGAEQKWLQDYATPMTQDDYAKTERRVGLHVRLAMWIVTLVGGAL from the exons ATGTACCTTCAACCCGATGCTTCGCAAATTGCGGAGAGTCCGCATGATCGTCGACATGTTGGCGGTGTTGCTCTGCTCGGAGGACTGGCAGCGCGATGTTGGTGGTCAGTGGTGATGCTTGCCAATGGCGCTAGGAAGGGAAAGAAGTGGCCCGTGCGTCCAGTAAAATGTACGGCAAGTGTCAACATCATCCagacttcaccttcttcatccACATCGAAGTTGTTGCAGCATGAGGTTCCAATGCTAACAAGACGTGTACTTCATTGTGTACGGGCCTCCAGGCAGGTCCGGTCGCTCAAGCAAATCAGCAGAAATGGCATTCTGCAACAACGCTCCGCGAGCACAGCTTCGGGACAAGCCGCATCAACAGTATCATCGCAGTCCTCGGCTTCACAGCTAGCAGTCTTCACTGGCGAGTTGGACAAGCTATCTCCTCGCTTTGACATCAGTGCGGATTCAATACAAATCTTGAAATCACCCGCAGAGTTCTATGAGACCTTGAAG ACAAAAATCAGAAATGCAAAAAGACGCGTATATCTATCTACCTTATACATTGGGAAAAGCGAGCACGAGTTT ATCGATACCATCCGACAAGCTTTAAAATCAAATCCAGATTTACAAGTGTCGCTATTGACCGACTATCTCCGCGGGACCCGCGAAGCGCCCAATCCATCATGTGCAAGCCTTCTCGCATCGCTCATCCAAGAGTTTGGTCCCGACCGTGTCGAGGTCCGTTTGTACCACACACCCAACCTCACTGGAGCACGCAAAGCGATTCTGCCCAAACGAATCAATGAAGGATGGGGCCTGCAACACATGAAGCTGTACGGCATTGACGACGAGATCATCATGTCCGGAGCCAACCTCTCTGATGACTACTTCACGAACCGACAGGACCGGTACCATGTCTTCAAGTCAAAGCCCATCACGGATTACTTCTCCGAGCTGTATCGTACCATATGCGACCTTAGTTATCGAGTATCACCGTCTGACAAGGAGGCGAGCGGGTTTATCGCAGAATGGCCTTTACAGAACGTCCAACCAGAGCCGCTCAAGGATCCAAGTGGTTATATCAAGGCAGCAAGCAAGGTACTGCTGCCTTTAGCTAGCCCACCAAGCGTAAAGACAACGCAGCCGGAGACAGACACTTCCGTCTATCCACTTGTACAGCTGACACCGCTGCTCAAGCCGGATAAATCCACGGAGTTGCCGGCTCTGACGGGGATTCTGCGCACCCTAGGTACCCCAGAGTTCGCGGGATCCAAGTGGACTTTCACGGCAGGCTACTTCAACATGACTCCGGAAGTGCGCAAGCTGCTTTTGAAGACCAAGCCTGCTTCTGGCACAGTAGTCGCGGCCTCACCATGGGCAAATGGATTCTACGGCAGCAAAGGAGTCAGTGGTATGTTGCCTGCTGCATACAGTCTCCTAGGTCGGCGCTTCCTAGATGCTGTATCGAAAGCGGGTCTCAGTAACCAGATAGCCGTGAAAGAATGGCGCAGAGGCACGGTAAACACACCTGGAGGCTGGACATATCACGCGAAGGGCATCTGGGTGACATTGCCACAAGAACAAAACCCCAGCATCAGCTTGATCGGAAGCTCGAACTACACGAAGAGAAGCTACTCGCTAGACCTGGAAGCAAACACGCTGATTGTCACACGAAACGCTGACCTTCAACGACGGCTcggagcagagcagaagtggcTTCAGGACTATGCCACACCCATGACACAGGACGACTACGCAAAGACAGAGCGTAGGGTCGGGCTGCATGTAAGATTAGCGATGTGGATTGTAACATTAGTCGGGGGAGCGTTGTAG
- a CDS encoding uncharacterized protein (BUSCO:EOG09264TJN) encodes MSSEKRIRSATIARDTNETKIQLALNLDGGALPELENIANGTTDGHATQASKSQTISVSTGIGFLDHMLHALAKHAGWSLRLKTVGDLHIDDHHTAEDTCIALGQAFKQALGTITGLARFGSAYAPLDEALSRAVVDLSNRPYSVIDLGTKREKIGDLSCEMLPHCLESFALHAGITMHVDCLRGNNDHHRAESAFKALAVALRFATTPVAGREGEVPSTKGVLY; translated from the coding sequence ATGTCCTCCGAAAAGCGCATCCGCTCCGCGACCATCGCCCGCGACACAAACGAAACCAAAATCCAACTAGCCCTCAACCTCGACGGCGGCGCCCTACCCGAGCTCGAAAACATCGCCAACGGCACCACAGATGGCCACGCCACTCAAGCCTCCAAATCCCAAACCATCTCCGTCTCCACCGGCATCGGCTTCCTGGACCACATGCTCCACGCCCTCGCCAAACACGCCGGCTGGTCTCTCCGCCTCAAAACCGTCGGAGACCTTCACATCGACGACCACCACACAGCCGAAGACACCTGTATCGCCTTAGGTCAAGCCTTCAAGCAAGCCTTAGGCACAATCACAGGCCTCGCACGTTTCGGATCAGCCTACGCGCCTCTCGACGAAGCTCTCTCTCGCGCGGTCGTAGATCTCTCGAATCGTCCATACTCGGTCATTGATCTCGGAACCAAGCGAGAAAAGATTGGAGATCTCAGCTGTGAGATGCTACCGCATTGCTTGGAGAGTTTTGCACTGCATGCGGGAATTACGATGCATGTGGATTGCCTGCGAGGGAATAACGATCATCATCGTGCGGAGTCGGCGTTCAAGGCTTTGGCTGTTGCGTTGAGATTCGCGACAACGCCTGTCgctggaagagaaggagaagtgccCAGCACGAAGGGAGTGCTATATTGA
- the ARB1 gene encoding ABC transporter ATP-binding protein arb1 (BUSCO:EOG092614E6) has product MVSASKAAREAKRAAEGKAPKKTAASKLASKNASKASSVNGDDTPPLQDGDEIDAVPAQDAKVLSKLEKIKLQEDADGISDRVTTGVLASLEASRDVKMTSCSLVFHGKVLFNDTTIEITYGRRYGLLGENGCGKSTLLKAISKREFPIPEHVDIYLLNEGAEPSDTGALQWVVNAAENEMARLEKLSETILEEEGPDSPKLEDIYDKIDGMDPSTFHTRAGQILTGLGFNKKTMDKKTKDMSGGWRMRVALAKALFVKPSLLLLDDPTAHLDLEACVWLEEYMKKWDRTLILVSHSMDFLNGVCTNMIDMRFKSLQYYGGNYDSYMKTRSENEVNQQKAYEKQQDEIKHIKEFIAKAGTYANLVRQAKSRQKILDKMEADGFIQPVAHARVFTFRFADVEKLPPPVLSLDDVTFSYSGKKEDTLYENLDFGVDMDSRTALVGPNGVGKSTLLRIFTGKLSPNSGSVSRHTHLKLGMYSQHSAEQLDLTKSSLDFVRDKYPNISQDYQYWRQQLGRYGLSGEAQTAIMGTLSEGQKSRIVFALLAIESPNMLLLDEPTNGLDIETIDSLADAINAFTGGVVVVSHDFRLLDKIAKDIMVCENKTVTRWDGTIGAYKNYLRKKMISAGAV; this is encoded by the exons ATGGTTTCCGCCTCCAAAGCTGCCCGAGAGGCGAAGCGCGCTGCCGAGGGCAAGGCGCCTAAGAAGACCGCTGCGTCCAAGTTGGCCTCAAAGAACGCCTCCAAGGCTTCATCGGTCAACGGCGACGACACCCCGCCGCTCCAGGATGGCGACGAGATCGATGCTGTTCCAGCCCAGGACGCAAAGGTGCTCTCCAAACTTGAGAAGATCAAGTTGCAGGAAGATGCCGACGGTATCTCAGACCGTGTGACGACCGGTGTGCTGGCGTCGCTCGAGGCCAGCAGAGATGTAAAGATGACATCCTGCTCGCTGGTGTTCCACGGCAAAGTGCTCTTCAACGATACCACAATCGAAATTACCTACGGACGGCGCTACGGCCTGCTCGGTGAGAATGGCTGCGGAAAGTCGACTCTCCTCAAGGCCATCAGCAAGCGCGAGTTTCCCATCCCAGAACACGTCGATATTTACCTGCTTAACGAGGGTGCTGAGCCCAGTGATACTGGCGCTCTCCAGTGGGTGGTGAATGCGGCAGAGAATGAGATGGCTAGATTGGAGAAGCTTTCGGAGACAATCCTTGAAGAGGAAGGCCCAGACAGCCCCAAGCTCGAGGACATCTACGACAAGATTGATGGAATGGACCCATCCACATTTCACACTCGCGCTGGTCAGATCTTGACTGGTCTTGGCTTCAACAAGAAGACCATGGACAAGAAGACAAAGGACATGTCTGGAGGTTGGCGTATGCGTGTCGCGCTCGCCAAGGCACTCTTCGTCAAGCCttcgctgctcttgctcgaTGACCCGACCGCACATTTGGACTTAGAAGCTTGCGTGTGGCTGGAAGAATACATGAAGAAGTGGGATCGGACACTTATCTTGGTTTCTCACTCTATGGATTTCTTGAATGGCGTGTGCACGAACATGATCGATATGAG ATTCAAATCGCTCCAGTACTACGGTGGTAACTACGACTCCTACATGAAGACCAGATCGGAGAACGAGGTCAACCAGCAAAAAGCGTACGAGAAGCAGCAAGATGAAATCAAGCACATCAAGGAGTTCATCGCAAAAGCTGGTACATACGCAAACTTGGTGCGCCAGGCCAAGTCTCGCCAGAAGATTTTGGACAAGATGGAGGCAGATGGCTTCATCCAACCCGTGGCCCATGCTCGTGTCTTCACATTCCGCTTCGCAGACGTCGAGAAGCTGCCACCGCCAGTGTTGTCTCTTGACGATGTTACCTTCTCCTACTCGGGCAAGAAAGAGGACACTCTGTACGAGAACCTGGACTTTGGTGTGGACATGGACAGCAGAACAGCACTTGTCGGACCCAACGGTGTTGGTAAATCGACTCTTCTGCGTATTTTCACTGGAAAGCTCTCGCCAAACAGTGGCTCCGTGTCTCGACACACCCATCTGAAGCTCGGCATGTACTCTCAACACTCGGCCGAACAATTGGACTTGACCAAGTCCTCTCTCGACTTTGTGCGCGACAAGTACCCCAACATTTCTCAAGATTACCAGTACTGGAGACAACAGCTCGGACGTTACGGTCTTTCTGGTGAGGCACAGACTGCGATCATGGGAACTCTTTCCGAAGGGCAAAAGTCGCGTATTGTTTTCGCTCTGCTTGCTATTGAATCGCCAAACATGCTTCTGCTTGACGAGCCGACCAACGGTCTTGATATTGAGACCATCGACTCGCTGGCAGATGCCATCAACGCATTCAccggtggtgttgttgttgtatcTCACGATTTCAG ATTGCTCGACAAGATTGCCAAGGACATTATGGTATGCGAGAACAAGACAGTTACACGGTGGGACGGAACCATCGGCGCGTACAAGAACTACctcaggaagaagatgattaGCGCTGGTGCTGTCTAG
- the AP1M1 gene encoding AP-1 complex subunit mu-1 → MASAVFFLDLKGKTLLARNYRGDIPMSAVEKFPILLSEAEEESSSVPPCFSDEGINYLYIRHNNLYLLALTKKNSNAAEILLFLHRIVEVFTEYFKELEEESIRDNFVVIYELLDEMMDFGYPQTTESKILQEYITQESHKLEVARPPIAVTNAVSWRSEGIRYRKNEVFLDVVESLNLLVSSTGNVLRSEILGAIKMKCYLSGMPELRLGLNDKAMFETTGRATRGKAVEMEDVKFHQCVRLSRFENDRTISFIPPDGEFELMSYRLNTQVKPLIWVECIVESHSGSRIEYMLKAKAQFKRRSTANNVEISIPVPEDADTPRFRTNIGSVHYAPETSSIVWKIKQFGGGKEFLMRAELGLPSVKGDEERGGGMMGGFGGSMGGVGGGGKGKRPIGVKFEIPYFTTSGIQVRYLKIIEPKLQYPSLPWVRYITQSGDIAVRLPDVQ, encoded by the exons ATGGCTTCAGCAGTTTTCTTCCTCGACCTGAAGGGCAAGACCCTTCTGGCTCGAAATTATCGCGGAGACATTCCTATGAGCGCAGTCGAGAAGTTCCCTATCCTGTTGTcagaagccgaagaggaaTCATCCAGCGTCCCGCCCTGCTTCTCCGACGAAGGCATAAACTACCTCTACATTCGGCACAACAATTTATACCTTCTCGCTTTGACGAAAAAGAACAGCAATGCGGCCGaaattcttctcttcctccaccgCATCGTGGAAGTGTTCACCGAGTACTtcaaggagctggaggaggaatCGATCAGGGACAACTTTGTGGTCATCTACGAGTTGCTGGATGAGATGATGGACTTTGGATATCCTCAAACGACAGAAAGCAAGATTTTGCAAGAGTACATCACACAAGAGTCACATAAGCTGGAAGTGGCCAGACCGCCCATTGCAGTCACGAACGCTGTTTCGTGGAGAAGTGAAGGCATTCGATACCGGAAGAACGAGGTATTTCTGGATGTCGTGGAGTCGCTCAATCTGCTTGTCAGCAGTACAGGCAATGTTCTGAGGTCGGAGATTCTGGGAGCGATCAAGATGAAATGTTACCTTTCTGGTATGCCGGAGTTGCGATTGGGGTTGAACGACAAAGCCATGTTTGAGACAACAGGAAGAGCAACGAGAGGAAAGGCTGTAGAAATGGAAGATGTCAAGTTCCATCAGTGCGTGCGGTTATCGAGATTTGAGAACGACAGGACAATATCATTCATTCCGCCGGACGGAGAGTTCGAACTCATGTCGTACCGACTGAACACGCAGGTGAAGCCGCTTATCTGGGTGGAGTGTATTGTGGAGAGTCACTCCGGGAGCAGAATAGAATATATGCTGAAG GCTAAAGCACAATTCAAACGCCGGTCAACAGCTAATAACGTTGAGATCTCGATACCCGTGCCCGAAGATGCTGATACGCCTCGCTTCCGAACCAACATCGGTTCTGTTCACTACGCGCCGGAGACGTCTTCCATTGTCTGGAAGATCAAGCAGTTTGGTGGTGGCAAAGAATTTCTCATGCGTGCCGAGCTCGGTCTGCCTTCTGTCAAGGGTGATGAGGagcgtggtggtggtatGATGGGAGGCTTCGGAGGTAGCATGGGAGGTGTTGGAGGCGGCGGCAAAGGCAAACGGCCAATTGGGGTCAAGTTCGAGATCCCATACTTCACCACCTCGGGGATACAAGTgcgatatcttaagattaTCGAGCCAAAG CTGCAATACCCATCTCTGCCCTGGGTTCGATACATCACTCAATCGGGCGATATTGCCGTCCGGCTGCCAGATGTGCAATGA
- a CDS encoding mitochondrial 54S ribosomal protein bL27m (BUSCO:EOG09264ZDZ): protein MASLLRSRAPRAPLLTALASLESALASFRIAPATTSISGRRNASHQAQGRANGAKDGPGKRLGAKKSGGQYVVPGNILYKQRGTLWFPGDNCYMGRDHTIHAGQPGYVTYYRDPARHPKRKYIGIVFERTQRLPAPPNAPRRRKLGMLAYQMPQKEVSGEETTGDMTFAEPPDTPDAASAPATILKDQPNASRDITIMRGPKGEKHEVKLHFRPGKYMYREANWEIGRAAERSKAAMAVKPFVPGDRFAAWRKRTARKARSAERRAMGRAGKKGKK, encoded by the exons ATGGCCTCCCTCCTCCGATCACGAGCGCCTCGCGCGCCGTTATTGACAGCTCTGGCATCGCTGGAGTCAGCTCTCGCCAGCTTTCGAATAGCACCTGCGACAACATCGATATCAGGACGCCGAAACGCATCGCATCAAGCCCAGGGACGAGCCAACGGCGCCAAAGATGGACCGGGAAAGCGATTAGGAGCAAAGAAGAGCGGAGGGCAATATGTCGTGCCAGGGAACATTCTGTACAAGCAGCGAGGGACATTGTGGTTTCCTGGAGACAACTGCTACATG GGGCGCGACCACACAATACATGCCGGCCAGCCAGGCTACGTGACATATTATCGTGATCCAGCCCGACATCCAAAACGGAAATACATTGGCATAGTCTTCGAGCGCACGCAAAGGCTACCAGCACCACCGAATGCGCCGCGGAGGAGGAAGCTGGGCATGCTGGCATATCAGATGCCACAAAAAGAGGTATCAGGGGAGGAGACGACCGGCGACATGACCTTTGCCGAACCACCAGATACGCCCGATGCCGCATCAGCGCCCGCGACCATCCTCAAAGACCAGCCCAATGCCTCACGAGATATCACCATCATGAGAGGACCGAAAGGAGAGAAACACGAAGTGAAGCTCCACTTCCGCCCTGGCAAATACATGTACAGAGAAGCGAATTGGGAGATTGGCCGAGCAGCGGAGAGAAGCAAGGCTGCTATGGCTGTGAAGCCATTTGTTCCTGGAGACAGATTTGCTGCGTGGAGAAAGAGGACCGCAAGAAAGGCTAGAAGTGCCGAGCGAAGAGCAATGGGAAGAGCGGgtaagaagggcaagaaataG